The Sporosarcina sp. Marseille-Q4943 genome includes the window TCATAAGGATGATCGAAAAGGACGGCCTCCTCTTCCCTGCCGCTGCGCAATAACCCAGAACGATGGCTATGGCCGTAAAACGTCAGGCCTTTCGATACATCTGCCTCCAGTAACGACCAAGGTTCGCCGCCCCACTTCCACTGATGGCCATGAATCACTTCAGCCGCGTCCAATTCAATTTTCTCGGGCATTGCCGAAAGCATTTTGAGCAACGGGTCATCTGTTTCCGTAATGAGCAATATCCGCTCTTCCTGGTTTCCTTTCACCGATGGGAAATTGAGCAACTCAACAAAACCCTCTGGTAAAATCATTACTTCTTCAAGTGTGCTATATGTGCGTTCATTTACATAGCGCTTACTAATTGTGCACTCGAACAAATCTCCTGTCCCGATTAAAACGGCCTCTGGTGCTCGTTCGTTAATATGGGACAGGACATCCTCCAAATCCCCTTTGGAGGAATGTATATCCCCAACAATTGCATATTGCATTTCCAAGGCACCTCCGCCATCGTTTTACCCTTTTTCCACTTCAACGACTTCCCTTGAAATCCAGTCGCTGTAACTTCCTACATATAATTTGACGTTGTCATAGCCATTCTGCTTCAGCATCGCAAATAACGGAGCGGCGGTTACACCACTGCCGCAATACACAACGACTTCATCATTGTGCTCCACTACTTGTGAAAGTTGCTGACCCACGTCAGCGTCCATGTTGAAAGAGCCATCCTTTTTCAAACGTTCCCAGTCGAAATTCAATGCGCCCGGAATATGACCGGCAATCGGATCGATCGGTTCGACTTCACCGCGATACCGTTCAGCTGAACGTGCATCGAGCAACACATTGCCGGTTTTTCCTTCAACCGTCTGTTCGACGAATTCACGAGGAGCAATAATCGATTCGTCCCAGACAGGTTCGACATCGGACCGGTCAGGAACTTCCGCTTTTTCGGAGACAGGGACACCGATTTCCGCCAGCTCCCTAAAGCCTTCCAAAATAATGAAGGAATTTTTAAATCCGCCATATTGAAGGATCCACCAGGCTCTTGCCGCAAAAGGGCTGCCTCCGTCGTCATAGATAAGGATCCGGTCATCGAGTTCAAGGCCGCTTTTTCGGAATAGCTCTGTCAACGTCTGCTTATCGGGCAGTGGATGCCTTCCCATATTTTTAGTCATGTCAGAAAGATCATCCTCGAGATTCCAGTACAATGCCCCTTTAATATGCCCCTCTTCGAATTTTTTTCTCCCCGCATCGCTCTCTTGCAATGAAAAACGGGCATCAATCCATTTTACATCGTGGATATCCACATCTTTGATCGACTTGAACACTTCACTCATTTCAACCCATCCCCTTCAGTTGGATTTTCTTATGAATCGCGCGCCATTCGTCCAATTGCTCTGTATCTTTCAAGAGGGATCGTTCCGATTCGATTTGCTTAACGCTTTGATTCAGTAAATGGAGACGCAGCCCTTCCGCTTCCGCCTCGATCCACTGCTCCGCCCAAAATTCAATCCGTTCCTTCTCCTTGCCCAAATAGATCGAAGCATCTTCTTTCAACCGTTCTTCCAACCGGTTTTTCAATACGAGACGCTCGCCTTTTTCAAAAAATGACTTCTGGTTTTTGAATGAACGGTTGACATCTTTATATACTGCGGGATTTTCAAAAGGCACAGCGAACGTTAGCATTTCAGCATCTTCCGCTTCATACGGGGAAGGTGAAATGGAACTGTCCTTTTCGGAAAGGAACCGCATCTCTGACCGCTCCCGCTCTTTCAATAATTTATTCATGAAGTTCAGCATACGTAAATTGGTCACTTTCAATTCTTGCGTCAAATCGAACCCTGTCATCTGCACCGTTTCAGCGAGCGCCATCGTTAACGCCCTTTCAGCGGGGTGATTGGCAAACGTCGACGGACTGTAGCCTTCCTTGAAAAAGTCCCCAAAACGAAGGAAAACACGCTGTAAAATGTAATAGACCAATTCATTCAATTCATTGCTGGAGGCTTTCCGTATCACTTCTCCAAAGCCATTTGCATAACGTGCGCGAACTTCCTGCTCAAATCGGTCGAGCTCCACCATACGTTCTGCCTTGCGAGACCTGTTCACTTCCGCACGCTCAATCAATATCGCAAGTCGATTGACAGCTTTAACCGCCTCTTCTTCCAAAGCTTGGACGGCTAGCCCTTTCAAATCGTCCTTCAAGAAATGACCAAAATGCTGCTCAAAAGCTTCCATGGCGGCATCCTGACGATCATTCATCTTCGCTTCCAATGCTTGCAAGCTTGAAATTCCGTGTACACGAGGATGACGGATTCCGAAAGCTGCCAGTTCCTGTTCAACGAAAGAAAGGACTGTTTCCGCCTCTTCCGCATTATTTGCCAAATCGATCGCATTCACGATAAAGAACATCTTATCCAATTCAAAGGCATCTTTCACACGACCGAGTTGAATGAGGAATTCGCGGTCGGCTCGCGCGAATGCATGATTGTAATAAGTGATGAAGAGGATTGCGTCGGCATTCCTTATATAATCGAAAGCGACATCGGTATGCCGTGCATTAATGGAGTCAGCCCCTGGCGTATCGACGAGCGTTATCCCTTGCCTCGTCAACGGACAGTCGATATACAAATCGATGGAATCGACGAAGCAGCTTCGCTCCTCCTCCGCCACGAACCGAGTAAATTCAGTTTGATCGACATTTATGACAGAACCTAATTTATCTCTATAAACCGGGTAGCCCGTCTCAAATGCGCGGATGAATGTTTTATGGATATGCAGGCTTTCATCTTCAAGCTCTTTTCCTAAGACTGCTTCGGCTTTTTCGAACGCTTCTTCCAATGTTAAGATCGGCATCCCGAGCGCTTCGAATGAAAATGCAACATCTTCAGTCATCTGATTGACTGTTTTCAAATGAACATCCGCTGTCCTGTCCTCTTTGCCAGTAACGAGTGGTCTGATCCGATTAATGGCGGCTGTCGTCGGATTGGGTGAAACCGGCAACACGCGGTCGCCGAGCAAAGCATTGGAGAAGGACGATTTCCCAGCACTGAACGCCCCGAATAAGGCGACAGTGAATTCCTGATGGGAAAGACGGTCAGCCTTGTTCCACAAATAATCGGCCGTCTCCGAAAAACCTGGGATATCCATCACCGACTGCGCAATGTGAAGCGCCTTGTCAATAACACTCCCCGCATCTGGAATGTCCGAAGTCATTTCAACTGTATTTGCCAGTTCCTGCTGGACGACATTGTGCACCGTCTCGTTTTCCGCAGTCATCAACTTATCAAGTTCTACCGTTTCTATTTCCGTTTTCCTCTCCCATTGCTGGAGCAACAATTCGCTGGAAGTTTTTAAACTTGCAGTTGGAGCAGCAAGACTATTGGTGAAGTCGGCTCGTTTTTGATCTATTTTATTCACTTGTGCAATGGCTGCCAACTTTTGCTCAAGCGATTGTATCGCTTGAAGCAGCGGCTCCGATTGTTCATTGCCCGCAGATGCTGCGATTGCCGACATTTCTTGTTTCCAATCGTCCGTCAATCTCCGGAAAACTTGCTGGATGGCAGTCTTCATCTGCTCCGTCATATTCAATACGGTTTCACCCGTAACAACATCCGAAACATTCAACTGCTTGTCGATTTCCTCGAACGGCACGGACATATCCATTTCGTCAATCGCAATCGACCGTTCATCATTCATCAAACCTGCATCTGTAAGCGTCTTTTTCATAATCGCTTTTACATGCACTTCAATCTGAGTATGTATTAGTTTCGATAAGTTTGTAGCTAAGGAATTCTTTCGCTTCGCTTTTTCCTCTGCAGTCTTCTTAGCACCGAATAATAAACCGACTTTGAATCGCGGGGATTTCGACTCCAAATAATCCTTCAATAGCTCCCGCGTTTCAAAAGGGCTGATCGATGCATTGCGCAACAAATCATTCCGCTCCCTTTCAAAAGTCGCATAAAACTCATCCCCCGACAGAAGAGAAGCGCGCTTCTTCAGTCCGTCCAATTCAGAGGAAAGTTCTTCGTATTGATTCCACTCTTCTTCTGATACGATTTTGGAATATGCTGATTTGCAATCAGTCCGCTCGCTTTCTAGAAATTCTAGATGCTCTTCCTTCAATTTCAAGAGGGATTGCTCGGCGTTATCCAAGAAATGATCCTTCCAATTTACAATTGAACCTTCGACGATCCCTTTCACCTTTTCAAAATCATTGAATGGCAGGTCATCGGATTTTAATGATGTATAGAAGATTCCTTTCGGTTCAACGCCCCAAAGTTTGAAAGAATCTTCAACCGATTTTTTGAAGTCCACGAAAGGCAATTCACTTTCCCGGTGCTTGTCAATTTGATTAATAATCAAATAAACATTGGCGTTATAGCGCAAAAGTTCTTTCGTGAATTTGAAATTCAGTTCCGACTGAACGTGGTTGTAGTCCATCGTGTAGAAAACGAGATCGGCTAAATGAAGTGCCGATTCTGTCGATAAGCGATGGGCATCATCCGTCGAATCGACTCCGGGTGTATCCATGACTGTTATCGCTTCCGGCAAGTTGGACGCGGGATGACCAATTTCAATTAGTGAAATTTCTGCGCCATCCTTACTGAAGGACTTGATTGCATCAAAGAAACGATGGCCCTTGTATTTGACGAGGGAGCCGTCCGTCCGATGAATAATTGCAAATTCTTCATCCGTCTTTTTCACTTTGACAATATTGGCGCTCGTCGGAATTGGACTGGAAGGCAAAAGGTCCTCCCCTGTCAACGCATTGATCATCGACGATTTGCCGGCCGAGAAATGACCTGCGAATCCGATCACAAACTCTTCATCCATCAATTTACGTGCTAATGAAGCTGCTTTCTTAACACGTTCTTCATCGTGATTCTTGTTAAATAAATGACCGTAAATAGCTGTTCGTTCTAAAATATCATTAGTAAACATAATATTCGATCCTTCCTAACATTCTCTATCTACTATACCATTTTTCGTAACTGATGAACCTTGATTGAAAATTCGGAGTTTATATAGGCAAAAGGCTGTCTTTAATCAAGTTTCCTCGATAAGAAAGACAGCTTTTATTACTTATTTCTTGACGAATGTCTGTAGATCCACCGGGAATATCCCAGCAATGACATCTTTCATTTCTTGTTCTTCACCTTCTAAGAGAATATGCACAGTCCCGGAATCTTCCGACGTCCGAATGAGGCGTCCAGCGCCTTGCCTTAGACGTAACAACATGAATGGTAAATCCACTTCCTCGAACGGTTTTTCCGCGTGCTTCCTCCGCGCGTCGAATAAAGGATCTTTCGGAGGAAACGGCAAATCATAAATAATGACACGAGTTAGTGCGTCTTGCGGAATATCGAGCCCTTCCCATAGATGATAGGAGCACAGGACGGAAATTTCCTTCTGCTGGAACTCGCGGACAATCGAAGATAATTCCCGTTCCCCTTCAAACGCGATTCCCTTTCTTTGCTCTTCATTCAACGCTGATTGGAACTGTTTCATCGACTGCTCCGATTTGAACAGCAACAATGTTTGTTGCCCATCCTGCAGCAAGTCGAGCACGTATTTCGGCTTCTCTCCTGCATCCATATCAGCTGCAATGACTTCCATCTTTTCTTCGTAATCGAAAGGCGATTCCACTGAAAACGAGAGGAAATCATCAATGCCGAGACTATCTAAAATATACGAAAAATCCTGTCCGACCGAAAGCGTAGCCGATGAAAAGACGATCGGAATATTGGATGAAAACAGCTTCTCTTGTAATATGTCCGTGACGAGACGCGGCATGATGATGAGTGTCATCCCATCTTTACTAACCTCTAACCAGTCAACCGCATCGTTTTCTGACACAAATAATTCCATGGAATAAATATATTGTTCCAAGTATTCCTCTACCATTTTCAAGTCATATTCTGGAATGATATATAATTCACCTTCAAACACGAACTCTTCCAGTAAAGCGGTTGAAATGGAGATCGCTTCCCTTCCGGCTGAAAGGATTTCCCCGTCTTTTCGAATCGCTTTCCGTTCATCTCCGCTTTCCATCGTTGCCGACTTGAGAAGGCGGAAGAAATGTTCATGGATGTCAATTAAGCGCTCCATCAATTGCAATGTCTCTTCACGGACGCCGTCAACCATGACCCGTTCCAGCAGGTTAAGCAACGTATTATTTTGAACTTCATACGTTAGTGCACGTTGGGCGGAATACTCCAGCAAATGACCTTCATCGAAAACGATCATCGATATATCAGGAAGTAGTGGCAATTGACCTTGGCGCTTCCTCGATTCCTTCGTCCAAATATGCTCCATATAAAAATCATGTGAGCAAATGATCAGGTCCGCCGCTTCACGATAATGATTCCGGTGAATTGTCTGTCCGCAGCGATTTCGAATATCGCATGCTGCGCATTGTTGGACGGGATGGAAATTCATTGTTTTCCATTGCTCGTCGTTCAAATGAGGATAATCCGAACGTTCCCCATAAGGGAAGATCGATTGCAGCGACATATTTCCACGGACAAAATCAGGCAAACCGGTATGCACATTCTCCGCAAAATCTTCTATCGATGCATCTACCGCTTCATCCAATCTCTTTAAACATAAGTATTGATCCCTCGCTTTGGCGAGACGAACGTCGATATCGATTTGCAATGCATCACTAATTTTGCGAATATCGCCTTCTTCTTTCACAAGCTGATCAATTAACGTTTCATCTGCACAGGAAATAAGGGCAGGTTTTCCCGTATACCTCGCATAAGCTATGGCCGGCAATAAATAGGCGATCGTCTTCCCGGTTCCGACTCCTGCTTCTGCCAAGAGAACTTTCTTCTCTTTCAGCGCTTGTTCAATTTGAAATGCCATATAGATTTGTTCGTCTCTGCATTCGAATCCCTTTTCAGTCAAATCGTCATATAATGTATCGCCAATCCAATCATTCAAGGATTCATAGAATGATTTTTCCTTCGTTAATGAAAATGGCATTTTCCTTTTCATTTGCGCTCCCCTTTCCTTTTCGCACATGGAAACGGAAGAGGCAGGACCTCTTCCGTTTCATCTGACCGCTTATTTTCGTTGACCCCAATATTGATAAAAGTCTGTTCGAATAAATCCATTGAACAGCTTGCGCTTCTTCGTAGCTTTCTTGCCGTACA containing:
- a CDS encoding sulfurtransferase; translated protein: MSEVFKSIKDVDIHDVKWIDARFSLQESDAGRKKFEEGHIKGALYWNLEDDLSDMTKNMGRHPLPDKQTLTELFRKSGLELDDRILIYDDGGSPFAARAWWILQYGGFKNSFIILEGFRELAEIGVPVSEKAEVPDRSDVEPVWDESIIAPREFVEQTVEGKTGNVLLDARSAERYRGEVEPIDPIAGHIPGALNFDWERLKKDGSFNMDADVGQQLSQVVEHNDEVVVYCGSGVTAAPLFAMLKQNGYDNVKLYVGSYSDWISREVVEVEKG
- a CDS encoding ATP-dependent DNA helicase; protein product: MKRKMPFSLTKEKSFYESLNDWIGDTLYDDLTEKGFECRDEQIYMAFQIEQALKEKKVLLAEAGVGTGKTIAYLLPAIAYARYTGKPALISCADETLIDQLVKEEGDIRKISDALQIDIDVRLAKARDQYLCLKRLDEAVDASIEDFAENVHTGLPDFVRGNMSLQSIFPYGERSDYPHLNDEQWKTMNFHPVQQCAACDIRNRCGQTIHRNHYREAADLIICSHDFYMEHIWTKESRKRQGQLPLLPDISMIVFDEGHLLEYSAQRALTYEVQNNTLLNLLERVMVDGVREETLQLMERLIDIHEHFFRLLKSATMESGDERKAIRKDGEILSAGREAISISTALLEEFVFEGELYIIPEYDLKMVEEYLEQYIYSMELFVSENDAVDWLEVSKDGMTLIIMPRLVTDILQEKLFSSNIPIVFSSATLSVGQDFSYILDSLGIDDFLSFSVESPFDYEEKMEVIAADMDAGEKPKYVLDLLQDGQQTLLLFKSEQSMKQFQSALNEEQRKGIAFEGERELSSIVREFQQKEISVLCSYHLWEGLDIPQDALTRVIIYDLPFPPKDPLFDARRKHAEKPFEEVDLPFMLLRLRQGAGRLIRTSEDSGTVHILLEGEEQEMKDVIAGIFPVDLQTFVKK
- a CDS encoding metallophosphoesterase, with translation MQYAIVGDIHSSKGDLEDVLSHINERAPEAVLIGTGDLFECTISKRYVNERTYSTLEEVMILPEGFVELLNFPSVKGNQEERILLITETDDPLLKMLSAMPEKIELDAAEVIHGHQWKWGGEPWSLLEADVSKGLTFYGHSHRSGLLRSGREEEAVLFDHPYDVSGGQTLVNVGAVVFDKEWVLYDNIENTVTFMKAK
- a CDS encoding dynamin family protein, with protein sequence MFTNDILERTAIYGHLFNKNHDEERVKKAASLARKLMDEEFVIGFAGHFSAGKSSMINALTGEDLLPSSPIPTSANIVKVKKTDEEFAIIHRTDGSLVKYKGHRFFDAIKSFSKDGAEISLIEIGHPASNLPEAITVMDTPGVDSTDDAHRLSTESALHLADLVFYTMDYNHVQSELNFKFTKELLRYNANVYLIINQIDKHRESELPFVDFKKSVEDSFKLWGVEPKGIFYTSLKSDDLPFNDFEKVKGIVEGSIVNWKDHFLDNAEQSLLKLKEEHLEFLESERTDCKSAYSKIVSEEEWNQYEELSSELDGLKKRASLLSGDEFYATFERERNDLLRNASISPFETRELLKDYLESKSPRFKVGLLFGAKKTAEEKAKRKNSLATNLSKLIHTQIEVHVKAIMKKTLTDAGLMNDERSIAIDEMDMSVPFEEIDKQLNVSDVVTGETVLNMTEQMKTAIQQVFRRLTDDWKQEMSAIAASAGNEQSEPLLQAIQSLEQKLAAIAQVNKIDQKRADFTNSLAAPTASLKTSSELLLQQWERKTEIETVELDKLMTAENETVHNVVQQELANTVEMTSDIPDAGSVIDKALHIAQSVMDIPGFSETADYLWNKADRLSHQEFTVALFGAFSAGKSSFSNALLGDRVLPVSPNPTTAAINRIRPLVTGKEDRTADVHLKTVNQMTEDVAFSFEALGMPILTLEEAFEKAEAVLGKELEDESLHIHKTFIRAFETGYPVYRDKLGSVINVDQTEFTRFVAEEERSCFVDSIDLYIDCPLTRQGITLVDTPGADSINARHTDVAFDYIRNADAILFITYYNHAFARADREFLIQLGRVKDAFELDKMFFIVNAIDLANNAEEAETVLSFVEQELAAFGIRHPRVHGISSLQALEAKMNDRQDAAMEAFEQHFGHFLKDDLKGLAVQALEEEAVKAVNRLAILIERAEVNRSRKAERMVELDRFEQEVRARYANGFGEVIRKASSNELNELVYYILQRVFLRFGDFFKEGYSPSTFANHPAERALTMALAETVQMTGFDLTQELKVTNLRMLNFMNKLLKERERSEMRFLSEKDSSISPSPYEAEDAEMLTFAVPFENPAVYKDVNRSFKNQKSFFEKGERLVLKNRLEERLKEDASIYLGKEKERIEFWAEQWIEAEAEGLRLHLLNQSVKQIESERSLLKDTEQLDEWRAIHKKIQLKGMG